Proteins encoded by one window of Vampirovibrionales bacterium:
- a CDS encoding SNF2 helicase associated domain-containing protein, which produces MNRTSAQPEILFNFGYIKRHARAGSWRRGYGYFRTRHVTDIRFTETGVQAKVKGKFKESYTINLAFSPQAVAAHCDCPLEEEWCKHAVSVGLECIEQNLWEEFWDIPIEDVTCPAEVVETADDYMGSYRIFLSEKKKKNRISLKFLDRQTGRLVKEIEPLLMRIIEMQGQHALELSEATRREVNVLKFIYQHEQIQAKDGWYHMTPDTAEELFALLAQVEEVCDTDNHRILFESEPLELVMGVNVSMAGNVLVSLHWRRKDPEDAYPLEEVALFSPSCRYGLLKNRLYRLSPSLDALPQKLTRATFTDIRDADGGKFMYEELPKLRRAVAIDETDGALQAALKQRPPQKILNLEMIDPAMLKIRASLEFGYDDATAPYSKATPDTPYIMIVKKSQEKLYWIKRDFKAEQAAYQQLLDGKLDPVQTNYLQAEGDNAIDFYNVSLKKLGDDWTIKTKEGDDFSSLNVADHPLKVCAETDFDESVDHFKMKIFCRLGDDVMDIDDVREQMLQGKKYFLMHGSGYVEIPLAAILQFNRTLQALDAEKMEDADGFDVYRVETFKVGLIGELLEQGVELEMSDKFAQFWKLITSFNTLEDAPIPEKVNADLRPYQKQGFNWLWFLYSYGLNGILADDMGLGKTLQTLVLLQHAKDKDGSKPSLVVCPSSIVYNWVNEARRFTPDLKVVQLTGSDRHLIYRQIEDADLVVTSYALMRRDARALKGYSFRTVILDESQNIKNWESLTAKAAKKLQCNHRLALSGTPIENRLLELWSVFDFLMPKFLYDIDEFRYRYVTPIEERGNIDAERRLKKQVFPFILRRLKQDVAKDLPPKVESLSYCELTEAQQELYLDILEKTRDEVFSQVADRGVDGSQMSIFSALLRLRQICCHPSLLGDELSKGVKESGKFEAIKPMLMEIMEEGGRILFYSQFVEMLKIVRAWLEVEGVRYEYLTGETPSEKRGEIVDRFNRDESIPIFLISLKAGGTGLNLTGADYVFLYDPWWNPAAEDQAADRAHRIGQTKTVFVYRMVTRGTVEEKIMKLKGRKRDLVDSIISADRAMGKLLSFEDLKDILTPDF; this is translated from the coding sequence GTGAATCGAACAAGCGCCCAACCTGAGATTCTTTTCAATTTCGGCTACATCAAGCGCCATGCGCGCGCTGGCAGCTGGCGCCGAGGCTATGGCTATTTCAGGACCCGCCACGTCACCGACATCCGCTTTACCGAAACAGGGGTTCAGGCCAAGGTCAAAGGCAAGTTCAAGGAATCTTACACGATTAACCTTGCCTTCTCGCCACAAGCCGTGGCGGCCCACTGCGATTGCCCGCTGGAAGAAGAATGGTGCAAGCATGCTGTCTCGGTGGGGCTCGAATGCATCGAACAAAACCTGTGGGAAGAATTCTGGGATATTCCCATTGAAGACGTCACCTGCCCGGCGGAAGTCGTGGAAACGGCCGACGACTACATGGGCAGTTACCGGATTTTTCTCAGCGAGAAGAAAAAGAAAAACCGCATTAGCCTGAAATTCCTCGATCGTCAGACCGGGCGACTGGTCAAAGAGATTGAGCCGTTGCTGATGCGCATTATTGAGATGCAGGGCCAGCACGCGCTGGAACTCAGCGAAGCCACGCGCCGCGAAGTCAACGTGTTGAAGTTTATCTATCAACACGAGCAGATTCAGGCGAAAGACGGCTGGTATCACATGACCCCCGATACCGCCGAAGAGCTGTTTGCGCTCCTTGCGCAAGTCGAGGAAGTCTGCGATACGGACAATCATCGGATTCTGTTTGAGAGCGAGCCGCTTGAGCTGGTCATGGGCGTGAATGTCTCGATGGCGGGTAACGTTCTGGTGTCGCTGCACTGGCGACGTAAAGACCCGGAAGACGCCTACCCACTGGAAGAAGTAGCGCTATTCAGCCCGAGTTGTCGATACGGCCTGCTGAAAAACCGCCTTTACCGCTTGTCGCCCTCGCTGGACGCACTGCCGCAAAAGCTCACGCGCGCGACGTTCACCGATATTCGCGACGCCGACGGCGGCAAGTTTATGTACGAGGAGCTGCCCAAGCTGCGCCGCGCCGTCGCCATTGACGAAACCGACGGCGCTCTACAGGCGGCCCTCAAACAACGCCCGCCGCAAAAAATACTGAATCTGGAGATGATTGACCCGGCGATGCTGAAAATCCGCGCATCGCTGGAGTTTGGCTATGACGACGCCACGGCCCCCTACAGCAAAGCCACGCCCGACACGCCCTACATCATGATCGTCAAAAAATCCCAGGAAAAACTATACTGGATTAAACGCGACTTTAAGGCCGAGCAGGCCGCTTATCAGCAATTGCTCGATGGCAAGCTCGATCCTGTCCAAACCAACTATTTGCAGGCCGAAGGCGACAACGCCATTGATTTTTATAACGTCTCTCTCAAGAAGCTGGGCGACGACTGGACGATCAAAACCAAGGAGGGGGACGATTTCTCCTCGCTGAATGTCGCCGATCATCCCCTCAAAGTATGCGCCGAAACGGATTTTGACGAATCGGTCGACCACTTCAAGATGAAAATCTTCTGCCGTCTGGGCGATGACGTGATGGACATCGACGACGTACGCGAGCAGATGCTCCAAGGCAAGAAATACTTTTTGATGCACGGATCGGGCTACGTGGAGATTCCGCTGGCCGCGATTTTACAGTTCAACCGCACGCTCCAGGCGCTGGATGCCGAGAAGATGGAAGATGCCGACGGGTTTGACGTCTATCGCGTGGAGACGTTCAAAGTGGGTCTGATCGGCGAACTGCTCGAACAAGGCGTCGAGCTGGAAATGAGCGACAAGTTCGCCCAGTTCTGGAAACTCATCACCTCGTTCAACACGCTGGAAGACGCGCCGATTCCTGAGAAGGTCAACGCCGATCTGCGCCCCTACCAGAAGCAAGGCTTCAACTGGCTGTGGTTCCTGTACTCGTATGGCCTCAACGGAATTCTGGCCGACGATATGGGCTTGGGTAAAACGCTACAGACGCTGGTGCTACTGCAACACGCCAAAGACAAGGACGGATCCAAGCCGTCGCTGGTGGTCTGTCCCAGTTCGATCGTCTATAACTGGGTCAACGAAGCGCGCCGCTTTACGCCCGATCTCAAGGTAGTGCAGCTGACGGGAAGCGATCGGCATCTGATCTACCGTCAGATTGAAGACGCCGATCTGGTGGTGACGAGCTATGCGCTCATGCGCCGCGATGCGCGCGCGCTGAAAGGCTACTCGTTTCGCACCGTGATTCTGGATGAATCGCAGAACATCAAAAACTGGGAATCACTCACGGCCAAGGCGGCCAAGAAGCTCCAGTGCAATCATCGCCTGGCGCTTTCAGGGACGCCGATTGAAAACCGGCTATTAGAGCTGTGGTCAGTGTTTGACTTCTTGATGCCGAAATTTTTGTACGATATTGACGAGTTTCGGTATCGCTACGTGACCCCGATCGAAGAGCGCGGCAATATTGACGCTGAACGCCGTCTCAAAAAACAGGTGTTTCCGTTTATCCTGCGGCGATTAAAGCAGGACGTCGCCAAAGACTTGCCCCCCAAAGTAGAAAGTCTGTCGTACTGCGAATTGACCGAAGCCCAGCAGGAACTGTATCTGGATATTCTGGAAAAGACGCGCGACGAGGTATTCTCGCAAGTAGCCGATCGCGGCGTCGACGGCAGTCAGATGTCGATTTTCTCGGCGCTGCTGCGGTTGCGACAAATTTGCTGTCACCCCAGCCTGTTGGGAGACGAGCTTTCCAAGGGCGTGAAAGAGTCTGGCAAGTTTGAAGCCATCAAACCCATGCTTATGGAAATCATGGAAGAGGGCGGGCGGATTCTGTTTTACAGCCAGTTTGTCGAAATGCTCAAAATTGTTCGCGCGTGGCTGGAAGTGGAAGGCGTTCGCTATGAGTACCTCACCGGCGAAACGCCGTCTGAAAAACGCGGCGAAATCGTGGATCGCTTCAACCGCGACGAGTCGATCCCCATCTTCCTCATCAGTCTCAAAGCGGGCGGCACCGGGCTCAACCTCACTGGCGCCGACTACGTCTTCCTGTATGACCCGTGGTGGAACCCGGCCGCCGAAGATCAGGCTGCGGACCGCGCCCATCGCATCGGCCAGACCAAAACGGTTTTCGTCTACCGCATGGTCACGCGCGGAACCGTTGAAGAAAAGATCATGAAGCTCAAAGGCCGCAAACGCGATCTGGTCGATTCCATCATTTCCGCCGATCGGGCCATGGGCAAGCTGCTGTCGTTTGAGGATCTCAAAGACATCCTCACGCCCGACTTCTAA
- a CDS encoding carbamoyltransferase: protein MTRSSKTILGISAYYHDSAAALVRDGDIIAAAQEERFTRKKHDPGFPHHAAAYCLREAGLTLADVDAIAFYDKPLLKFERLLETYLSFAPAGLASFSSAMPVWLREKLFLKRTLKKALAELGACKQNDLPPLLFGDHHRSHAASAFYPSPFESAAVLCLDGVGEWGTTSAWLGDGAALTPLWEIDFPHSLGLLYSAFTYFTGFKVNSGEYKLMGLAPYGEPRYSQLIRDHLIDIKPDGTFRLNMAYFNYATGLTMTNRRFADLFGGPARQGEALLTQREMDIARSIQDVTEEVVLRLARTMRQETGQKALCLAGGVALNCVANGRILREGPFESLWIQPAAGDAGGALGAALGVWHEYYGQERPAPNHNGKLDAMKGSYLGPRFADTEIREALDAVGARYTQLPDEALLPRLADILADEQVVGWFQGRMEFGPRALGGRSIIGDARSRKMQSVMNLKIKYRESFRPFAPSVLRERVADVFEMDADSPYMLLVAPVRKDLRVAMNAEQEALFGIDKLNVPRSTVPAITHVDYSARVQTVHEGTNPRYWALIKAFEAKTGCPTIVNTSFNVRGEPIVCTPADAYRCFMRTEMDALVVENFLLLKSEQPDTDPSGKLWKDDAWKKEFELD from the coding sequence ATGACCCGCTCTTCCAAAACCATCCTTGGGATTTCCGCCTATTACCACGATAGCGCCGCCGCACTGGTGCGCGATGGCGACATTATCGCCGCTGCGCAAGAAGAGCGGTTCACGCGTAAAAAGCATGATCCTGGATTTCCGCATCATGCGGCAGCGTATTGCTTGCGTGAGGCTGGCCTGACGCTTGCCGACGTTGACGCGATCGCCTTCTACGACAAGCCCCTGCTTAAATTCGAGCGACTGCTGGAGACTTATCTGAGCTTTGCGCCTGCAGGGCTCGCCTCATTCTCGTCGGCGATGCCCGTGTGGCTTCGCGAAAAGCTCTTTCTGAAACGCACATTGAAAAAAGCGCTGGCCGAACTCGGCGCATGCAAGCAAAATGACTTGCCCCCCCTGCTGTTTGGGGATCATCACCGATCTCACGCGGCTTCCGCCTTTTACCCCAGCCCATTTGAGTCGGCGGCGGTGTTATGCCTGGATGGCGTCGGAGAGTGGGGCACCACCAGCGCGTGGCTGGGAGATGGCGCTGCGCTAACCCCGCTGTGGGAGATTGATTTTCCGCATTCGTTGGGGTTGTTGTACTCTGCTTTTACGTATTTCACGGGGTTTAAAGTCAATTCCGGCGAATACAAGCTGATGGGGCTTGCGCCCTATGGCGAACCCCGCTATTCGCAACTGATTCGCGATCATCTGATTGACATCAAGCCCGACGGCACGTTTCGCCTGAATATGGCCTATTTCAATTACGCCACGGGTTTGACGATGACCAACCGGCGTTTTGCAGACCTGTTCGGCGGCCCTGCGCGTCAAGGCGAAGCCTTGTTGACCCAGCGGGAAATGGACATTGCGCGCTCGATTCAGGATGTGACCGAAGAGGTCGTGCTGCGTCTGGCGCGGACCATGCGTCAGGAAACCGGCCAGAAAGCGCTTTGTCTGGCGGGCGGCGTTGCCCTTAACTGTGTGGCTAACGGTCGAATTCTGCGCGAAGGCCCGTTTGAGTCGCTATGGATCCAACCGGCGGCGGGCGATGCCGGCGGCGCGCTGGGCGCGGCGTTGGGCGTATGGCACGAATACTACGGGCAAGAGCGGCCCGCACCCAATCATAACGGCAAGCTGGACGCCATGAAAGGCTCGTATCTGGGCCCGCGTTTTGCCGACACGGAAATCCGCGAAGCGTTAGACGCCGTGGGCGCGCGTTATACCCAGTTACCGGACGAAGCGCTATTACCACGTCTGGCGGACATCCTGGCCGATGAACAGGTCGTCGGCTGGTTTCAGGGCCGTATGGAATTTGGCCCGCGCGCTCTGGGCGGCCGCTCGATTATCGGCGACGCGCGCAGTCGCAAGATGCAATCGGTGATGAACCTGAAAATCAAGTACCGCGAATCGTTTCGGCCTTTTGCGCCTTCCGTTCTGCGAGAGCGGGTCGCCGACGTGTTCGAGATGGACGCCGATAGCCCCTATATGCTGCTGGTGGCACCGGTCCGCAAGGATCTGCGCGTCGCCATGAACGCGGAACAGGAAGCGTTATTCGGTATCGACAAGCTGAACGTACCGCGCTCAACTGTTCCAGCCATCACCCATGTGGATTATTCTGCCCGGGTGCAGACGGTGCATGAAGGCACAAATCCACGCTACTGGGCATTAATTAAAGCGTTTGAAGCCAAGACCGGCTGTCCAACGATCGTCAACACGTCGTTCAATGTTCGAGGCGAGCCCATTGTCTGCACCCCCGCCGACGCTTACCGCTGCTTTATGCGCACCGAGATGGATGCGCTGGTCGTCGAGAATTTCTTACTGCTGAAGAGTGAGCAGCCCGACACCGACCCCAGCGGCAAACTCTGGAAAGATGACGCCTGGAAAAAGGAGTTTGAACTCGACTAA
- a CDS encoding sxtJ, protein MSAHSPSSKPLSRRQLRDFGLLFAGLLALMFGVLRPWLGHHPAPSWVFPTAGVIAALALIVPSAMFPLYWTMMRIGDFIGPIVSRVILALMFYAAVLPIGLLMRASGADPMRRKLEAQADSYRVVSPQRPTTHWEKPW, encoded by the coding sequence ATGAGCGCGCATTCCCCCTCTTCCAAGCCTTTAAGTCGTCGACAACTGCGTGATTTCGGCCTGTTGTTCGCAGGGCTGCTGGCGCTTATGTTCGGCGTCCTGCGCCCGTGGCTGGGGCATCATCCTGCGCCGTCATGGGTGTTTCCGACCGCCGGCGTGATTGCCGCTCTGGCGCTGATCGTCCCGTCCGCGATGTTCCCCCTGTACTGGACGATGATGCGCATCGGCGATTTTATCGGCCCCATCGTCTCGCGCGTGATTCTCGCCCTTATGTTTTACGCGGCTGTGCTGCCCATTGGCCTGCTGATGCGCGCCAGCGGCGCCGACCCGATGCGCCGCAAGCTGGAAGCCCAAGCGGATTCCTATCGCGTCGTCAGCCCACAACGACCCACAACCCATTGGGAGAAACCCTGGTAA
- a CDS encoding bifunctional acetate--CoA ligase family protein/GNAT family N-acetyltransferase, whose translation MDSGSPLDAIFLPQNVAVIGATEKQGSVGRTLLWNLLSSPFGGTVFPVNPKRKNVLGIQAFPSIADVPEPVDLAVIVTPAATAPGLVKDCVAAGVKGCVIISAGFKEVGPEGEKLEQEILATARSANMRIIGPNCLGVMNPVTGLNATFATTIAQKGQVGFISQSGALGTAVLDWSLQTNLGFSSFISIGSMLDVDWGDLIYYLGDDPNTESIVIYMESIGNARSFMSAAREVALSKPIIVIKPGRTEGAAKAAASHTGSMTGSDEILDAAFRRCGVLRVDSIEELFSMAEVLGKQPTPKGSRLTILTNAGGPGVLATDSLLGNRGELAMPRPDTMKALNEILPPQWSHNNPVDVLGDASPERYAQALDVCLDDADSDGLLVILTPQAMTSPTPTAKLLAETVQRRAVEKPVLASWMGGQDVAEGEAILNDAGIPTFPYPDDAAKAFAMMCRRGRNMRLLYETPSLASHWTLEDAQRQGLEDILNSARKGGRTILTEWESKQILSAYNIPTVATEIARSADEAARAADAIGYPVVIKLHSETITHKTDVGGVKLNLHNADAVRKAYQEMHASVTQRHGKPSDFLGVTVQPMVKLDGYELIIGSSIDPQFGPVLVFGSGGQLVEVFKDISHGLPPLNSTLARRMIERTKIYHALQGVRGRAPVNQSALEELIVRFSQLVVEQPWIKEIEINPLLASDSHLTALDARVILHEANVDLSTAPAPSIRPYPEQYVGSYKIKDGAPLVIRPIRPEDEPLMKTFHQLLSDQTIVDLYSRLVPLGERTAHERLSRVTSNDYDREIALIALEADPKTGEQSIVGIARLSKRRVASQEARFRVLIADRLQGKGLGKELLRRLIEIGRQEKLTMIKGEILNKNDRMKAICESFGFEIRPQSGRDQMTAELDLTRAPAACR comes from the coding sequence ATGGACAGCGGCAGTCCGCTGGACGCTATCTTTTTGCCGCAGAATGTTGCGGTGATCGGCGCTACCGAGAAGCAGGGCAGCGTAGGCCGCACCTTGCTGTGGAATCTGCTGAGCAGCCCTTTTGGCGGGACGGTTTTCCCGGTCAACCCCAAACGTAAAAATGTACTGGGTATTCAGGCTTTTCCCTCGATCGCTGACGTGCCCGAACCCGTGGATCTGGCGGTCATCGTCACGCCTGCGGCCACGGCTCCGGGACTGGTAAAAGACTGCGTTGCCGCTGGCGTCAAAGGCTGCGTGATTATCAGCGCCGGATTTAAAGAAGTCGGCCCGGAAGGGGAGAAACTCGAGCAGGAGATTCTGGCCACGGCCCGCTCGGCCAATATGCGCATTATCGGGCCCAACTGTCTGGGCGTGATGAATCCGGTGACGGGGCTTAATGCGACCTTCGCGACAACCATCGCCCAGAAGGGGCAAGTCGGCTTTATCAGCCAAAGCGGCGCGCTGGGAACGGCGGTTCTGGACTGGAGCCTGCAAACCAACCTCGGCTTCAGTTCGTTTATCTCGATTGGCTCGATGCTGGACGTGGATTGGGGCGATCTGATCTACTACCTTGGAGACGACCCGAATACCGAGAGTATCGTCATCTACATGGAAAGCATTGGCAACGCCCGCTCGTTTATGTCCGCCGCGCGCGAAGTCGCTCTGAGTAAACCGATTATCGTGATTAAGCCCGGCAGGACGGAAGGCGCCGCCAAAGCTGCGGCTTCTCATACCGGCTCGATGACTGGCAGCGATGAGATTCTGGATGCTGCCTTCCGTCGTTGCGGCGTCCTGCGCGTCGATTCGATCGAAGAACTGTTCTCCATGGCCGAAGTTCTCGGCAAACAACCGACGCCGAAAGGGTCGCGCCTGACGATTCTCACCAACGCTGGCGGCCCGGGCGTTCTGGCGACGGATTCGCTGCTGGGAAATCGCGGAGAGCTGGCCATGCCGCGTCCCGATACCATGAAAGCGCTCAACGAAATCCTGCCGCCGCAATGGAGCCATAACAATCCGGTCGACGTGCTGGGTGACGCCAGCCCCGAACGTTACGCTCAGGCCTTGGACGTGTGTCTGGACGATGCCGATAGCGACGGCTTACTGGTGATTTTGACCCCGCAGGCGATGACCTCTCCTACGCCGACCGCCAAACTGTTGGCCGAAACTGTGCAGCGCCGCGCCGTTGAAAAGCCCGTTCTGGCGAGCTGGATGGGCGGCCAGGACGTCGCTGAAGGCGAAGCGATTCTTAACGATGCGGGCATTCCCACTTTTCCGTACCCGGACGATGCTGCCAAGGCCTTTGCCATGATGTGCCGTCGCGGTCGTAATATGCGCCTGCTCTATGAAACGCCCTCTCTGGCATCGCACTGGACGCTGGAAGATGCGCAACGGCAAGGACTCGAAGATATTCTTAACTCTGCGCGCAAAGGCGGCCGAACGATCCTGACCGAATGGGAGTCGAAGCAGATTCTGTCGGCCTACAATATTCCCACCGTCGCAACAGAAATTGCTCGCAGCGCCGATGAGGCTGCGCGGGCCGCCGATGCGATCGGCTATCCCGTCGTCATCAAGCTGCATTCGGAGACGATTACCCACAAGACCGATGTGGGGGGCGTCAAGCTCAATCTCCATAATGCCGACGCCGTGCGCAAGGCGTATCAAGAGATGCATGCGTCTGTGACGCAGCGCCATGGCAAGCCCAGCGACTTTCTGGGCGTCACTGTGCAACCGATGGTCAAGCTCGACGGGTACGAACTGATCATTGGCAGCAGCATCGATCCTCAATTCGGTCCGGTGCTGGTGTTTGGCTCGGGCGGTCAACTGGTAGAGGTCTTTAAAGACATTTCTCATGGCTTGCCCCCGCTGAATTCCACGCTGGCGCGCCGGATGATTGAGCGCACCAAAATCTATCACGCTTTGCAAGGCGTTCGTGGCCGCGCGCCTGTGAATCAGTCCGCGCTAGAAGAGCTCATTGTGCGCTTCTCGCAGTTGGTCGTCGAGCAGCCGTGGATTAAGGAAATCGAAATTAACCCGCTGCTGGCCTCAGACTCTCATCTGACGGCGCTCGATGCGCGCGTCATTCTTCATGAAGCCAATGTCGACTTATCCACGGCGCCGGCTCCCTCGATTCGTCCGTATCCAGAGCAATACGTGGGCTCTTATAAGATTAAAGACGGAGCGCCCTTGGTGATCCGCCCCATTCGCCCGGAAGACGAGCCCTTAATGAAAACCTTCCACCAGTTGCTTTCGGATCAGACGATTGTCGATTTGTACTCGCGTCTGGTGCCCCTTGGCGAGCGCACAGCCCATGAGCGTCTTTCTCGCGTGACTTCCAACGATTACGATCGTGAGATTGCCCTGATTGCTCTGGAAGCGGACCCGAAAACCGGCGAACAGTCCATTGTGGGAATTGCCCGACTCAGTAAGCGCCGCGTAGCCTCTCAAGAAGCCCGTTTTCGCGTTCTGATTGCTGATCGGCTTCAGGGCAAAGGTCTGGGCAAAGAGTTGCTGCGACGGTTGATCGAAATCGGACGTCAAGAGAAGCTGACGATGATCAAAGGCGAAATTCTGAACAAGAATGACCGTATGAAGGCGATTTGCGAGAGCTTCGGCTTCGAAATCCGCCCTCAGTCCGGTCGCGATCAGATGACCGCAGAACTGGATCTGACCCGCGCGCCAGCGGCTTGCCGATAA
- a CDS encoding aldehyde dehydrogenase family protein: MTSARKSTPSSGAAPSFDQLLRPKAEDAPFGNIIGGRWIPARSGRTFENRNPARPDDLIGRFPESDETDAHAAIEAAKAAFDAWRLTPAPRRGEILFRTGEILITHKEAMAQAMTREMGKVLAETRGDVQEAIDMCFYAAGEGRRLYGRTTPSEMPEKACMTVRMPLGVCGLITPWNFPMAIPSWKILPALICGNTVVLKPASDTPLSSLLLVKALEEAGIPPGVVNVVFGSGRSVGQPIIDHSDVRLVSFTGSCEVGRLVNERCAPAFKRVSLEMGGKNAVIIMPDANLDLAVEGIVWGAFGTSGQRCTATSRIIAHREIHHALREKLIAKIKSLTLGDGLQDGVGIGPVVNEAAMKRILEYIAIGKEEGATLLTGGERDTRAGAGWFVQPTLFDNVKTGMRIAQEEIFGPVTALIPVADFDEAVRTANDSDFGLSTAVYTKDVNLAFRALRDLEAGITYINAPTIGAEVHLPFGGVKQTGNGHRDAGETALDVFSEWKSCFIDYSDRLQRAQIDHD; this comes from the coding sequence ATGACGTCTGCCCGTAAATCTACGCCGTCTAGCGGCGCCGCGCCTTCATTTGACCAGTTGCTTCGCCCCAAAGCTGAGGACGCGCCATTCGGCAACATCATTGGCGGACGCTGGATACCTGCCCGCTCAGGACGAACATTCGAAAACCGCAATCCGGCGCGCCCCGATGACCTGATCGGTCGTTTCCCCGAATCGGACGAGACAGATGCGCATGCGGCCATAGAAGCTGCCAAAGCCGCTTTCGACGCTTGGCGCCTAACGCCCGCCCCGCGGCGGGGAGAGATTTTATTTCGGACGGGCGAGATCCTGATTACCCACAAGGAAGCCATGGCCCAGGCGATGACGCGAGAAATGGGCAAAGTGCTGGCCGAGACCCGCGGCGACGTCCAGGAAGCAATCGATATGTGCTTCTATGCAGCAGGAGAAGGCCGACGGCTGTATGGTCGCACTACGCCGTCAGAAATGCCTGAGAAAGCCTGTATGACAGTCAGAATGCCCTTGGGCGTCTGCGGCCTGATCACCCCCTGGAATTTCCCAATGGCGATTCCTTCGTGGAAAATCTTGCCAGCGCTGATTTGCGGCAATACCGTCGTTCTGAAGCCCGCCAGCGATACGCCCCTGTCCTCGCTGCTCTTGGTAAAAGCTCTGGAAGAGGCGGGAATCCCTCCGGGCGTCGTGAACGTCGTTTTCGGTTCTGGACGATCGGTGGGTCAGCCGATTATCGACCATTCGGACGTTCGGCTGGTCTCATTTACCGGCTCTTGCGAAGTGGGGCGTCTGGTCAACGAGCGGTGCGCGCCCGCCTTTAAGCGGGTATCACTGGAAATGGGCGGTAAAAATGCCGTGATTATTATGCCAGACGCCAATCTGGACCTGGCGGTAGAAGGAATCGTCTGGGGCGCGTTCGGCACCTCTGGGCAGCGTTGCACGGCAACCAGTCGCATCATTGCGCATCGCGAGATTCACCACGCCTTGCGAGAAAAGCTCATTGCTAAAATCAAGTCCCTGACACTCGGCGACGGCCTGCAAGACGGCGTCGGCATCGGGCCGGTGGTCAACGAAGCGGCGATGAAACGCATTTTAGAGTACATCGCCATTGGAAAAGAGGAAGGCGCAACGCTGCTAACAGGCGGCGAACGCGATACGCGCGCGGGCGCTGGCTGGTTTGTTCAGCCGACGCTGTTTGACAACGTTAAAACCGGCATGCGAATCGCCCAGGAAGAGATCTTTGGACCGGTGACGGCGCTTATACCGGTCGCCGATTTTGACGAAGCCGTGCGAACGGCCAACGACAGCGACTTTGGACTATCGACAGCGGTTTATACCAAAGATGTTAATCTGGCGTTTCGGGCCTTACGCGATCTCGAGGCCGGTATCACGTACATCAACGCCCCAACCATTGGGGCAGAGGTCCATCTGCCTTTCGGCGGCGTCAAGCAAACGGGCAATGGTCATCGCGATGCAGGCGAAACAGCGCTGGACGTCTTCAGCGAGTGGAAATCGTGCTTTATCGATTATAGCGATCGCTTGCAACGCGCGCAGATTGACCACGATTAA